The DNA region AACGGCGGCGTCGAACTCTTCGAGGAAACTATCGTAAATTCCCGCCTGGACGTAGAAACGGTTGGTGCAGACACAGGTCTGTCCGGCATTGCGGAACTTGGCGGCGACGGCGCCGCTAACGGCGCGCTCGAGGTCAGCATCATCGAAGATCAGGAAAGGCGCATTGCCGCCCAACTCCATTGACATCTTTTTGACCGTCTCCGCGCCTTGGCGCAGCAACAGCTTGCCAACAGCCGTCGAGCCCGTGAACGAGATTTTGGCCACTTTCGAGCTGCTGGTCAGTTCGCCGCCGATTTGCTTGGCGTCGCCAGTGACGATGTTGAGAACACCCTTGGGGATGCCTGCGGCCTCGGCCAGAACACCATAGGCAAGAGCGGAGTAGGGGGTCTGGGCGGCCGGCTTGGCCACGATGGTACAGCCCGCCGCCAGTGCCGGTCCAATCTTGCGGGCGAGCATGGAAGAGGGGAAGTTCCACGGCGTGATTGCACCCACCACACCCACGGGTTGCTTGGTGACGAGGAGTCGACGATCGGGCCAAGGAGAGGGAATGATGTCCCCGTAGACACGCCGGGCTTCTTCGGCGAACCAAAGGATGTAGGCGGCGCTCATGCCGACTTCGCCCTTGGCCTCGGCCAGCGGCTTGCCCTGCTCGCGCGTCAGCAGCAGTGCCAATTCGTCCTGATGGGCAAGGATCAGATCGTGCAAACGGCGCAAGAGGTTCGCCCGTTCAGCCGCCGTTTTGGCGCGCCAGGCTGGAAAAGCCGCCGAAGCTGCGTCTATGGCGCGACGAGCGTCGGCAGCGCCGCCGTTCGGAGCCGTTCCAATGATCTCTCCGGTGGCCGGGTTGGTCACCTCGAAGCTTGCACCCGAGGCGGCGGGGACCCACTCCCCATTGATGAAGTTAGCGGAGCGAAGCAGGTCGAGCTTGGTCATCTTGTCCTCAGCTGGTGATATCGCTGGCGAGGCACTTTACCCCAGCGCACGGGGTGAGAGTCAAACGAGCCGGATACGCATTCTGCTGGTTGTCGAGTTCTTCCCTCTTGCCTGCAGGCGCCACCCTGCTATGACGCGACGAGCGGGCCTATAGCTCAATGGTTAGAGCCGACCGCTCATAACGGTCTGGTTCCAGGTTCGAGTCCTGGTGGGCCCACCAGCTTTATCAAGGGGTTAGCCTTTATCGGCTGACCCCTTTTGATTTACGTCCCGGTTTATGTCCCGGAGATAGATGTGATCGGGACCATGGATTGACGCAGTGTTCCCGTTTCGTTCATGCTTGGGCATGGGCCAGAATCCCCGATCCGGACTGAACTACCGCACGCGGCTGCTATCTCGCCAGCGATCTACTCGAGTGCGGCTATCATCCTGACCTGTTCGTCGAGGAGCTCTTCGGCCCTCGGTGCCCGAATTGCGGTAGCCCGAACTTCTTCCGTGTCCGGGAACGATACGCCAACTCCGATGATGTTGGCACACGTTGATTAGACGACCTGCAGGGGAGCGTCGTATCCAGCTCTGGAAGGACGAGTTCTATGGGCCGCTGCCACCGCCGGATTGACCGCTGTCGCGACTCGCATTACCAGTCATAATTATCGGAGTTAGAATTCCGACCGGACAACCCGCCCTCGCCGGCGGGTTTTGTCGTTTCTGGAGACTGGATGACCGAACTCGCAGCCTGGCTGCAGGTGGTCATCGGCCTCGCCACCCTCTTCATTGCTATCCTTCAGCCGTCCCGCACCCGTCGCCGTATGCGCCGGGTCACGACGCGTTGGAAAGGATTTGGGATGGAGTGGAGCCGGCGGGTCGAAGACACCGACGACCAGGCCTAATCGCCCTTCCACTGCCCCCTATCTGAACATGGCATGGAGAGCGATGGATGACGCACGCCTATACATTATCGCTGCAGCTCACCCCATTCTCCCCGCCACAGCTGGCTGCTCTCGATGTCGATGGCGATGGCGCGGTAGCCGTATGCCTCGGCATAGCTGTCAGCCAGCTTGATAGCGGTATCGATCTCGTGTGGACCATCAAAGCCGGGCGGCAACTCCTCCCACTTGGGTAACTTGATTTCGCCCGTGGTGACGCCGGCATCATCAGTGCGCACGACAAGGACAATCGACCGCGGATCGGGTTCGTCGACGTTCAGCAGGTACAGCGGCCGTAAGTGATTCAAAGGACTCATCGATTTTCCGTGATCCGACTCGCAACGTAAGGATTGCGAGGCCATTTCGTGAGTCTCATGAATCACTTAGCGCACAAAGTTACGATGCAGCCGACGTTGACGGATCAGCCTCCGGTCGGCGACGGCTGGCTGCATGAAATCAAATACGACGGTTACCGGACCCAACTCAGCGTCTGGTCCGGACACGCGCTGGCATACAGCCGCAATGGCCACAACTGGAGCGATCGCTACAAGCCGATCTGTGAAACCGCCAAAGGATTGCCGGTTCTCTCCGCGCTGATCGATGGTGAAGTCTGCGTCCAAGACGACAAAGGTGTCACAGACTTCTCTGCCCTCCCGAGGGCCATCTCGGAGCGGCCTGGCGACCTGGTGTTCTTCGCATTCGATTTGCTCCACCTCGATGGCGTCAATTTAGACGACAGGCCGCTGGAGGAACGACGGGCCAAGTTGCGGTGGCTCCTCGATCAGCTGCCAGACAGCCGGTTGGTGATGTCGGATGAGTTCACCGGTGATGGCAAAAGCTTCTTCGAGCTCGCCGACCGGCATGGATTGGAAGGCATCGTCAGCAAACGGAAAGGCAGCCGGTATCGATCAGGCAGCTCTCGGGATTGGCTGAAGATCAAGTGTTGGAAAAGCGATACCTTCGACATCATTGGCATTGAGCGGGATAAGGAGGGCGTCCCACATGCGCTGGTGGCAGATGCCTCAGGCTATCGTGGCTCGGCATACCTGACATTGCCTGGCGGTGCGCGGGAGCTGTTCTGGCGATGGACCGAGCAGCATGCTGCCGAGCAAGGCCCGTTCAAGAAGCGTGGCGCACAGTGGCTGCAACAGGGCTTGCGAGCGCAGGTTCGGTTCCTCAAGGGATCGGACAAGCTGCGGCATGCGGTGGTTCAGAGCATCCAAGTCGAGGGCTGAACTAACCTATCGTCCGCACTATCGTTTGGGTGAATCGCCGGAATTTCCGGTAATTCAGTTGAACCTAACCCTCCTTAACTTCCAGTTTGATGTCGGTTTTCAGAACCTCGGTTTGGGGCTGTATTCACTGACCTCGATCACCATGTCCCTCTTCCAATGGGCGTAGTTTTCGGTCCGGTAGCCATGCGGATTGCAAATGACCTTCGTGTTGCCGACGCTGTAGTCGAAAGAGTCGTGAGTATGCCCATGGAGCCACAGCTTCGGCTGGTGCCGCTCGATCAACTCCGAAAGGTTCGAGACGAAAGCGGCCGTACACAAGTCGTACTGCCATTCCGTCGCAATGCTGTCGGGATGGGGTGCGTGGTGGCTGACAACAACAGTCGGCAGCTCGGACCTTTCGAGTTCCTCGTCGAGCCACTGCACGCTCTGAGCATGCTGCAGCATGGCGTCTTTCGGCGTCCAGGTCTTGCCGTTGGGCTTATGGATAAACCTGAAATCGCTGACGGAATTCTGGGCAGCCGCCATGGCACAGGCCATTCCAACATCGTCATCCCCGCAGAGCACACGGAAATCGCTCCAGAGCGTGGTGCCGAGGAAACGGATGCCATCGATGGTGATACCCATATCATCCAAAACATGGACCTTATTGCTGGTCCTTGCGGCAGCCTGTCCGGCAAGAGCCCGATTGCTCTGGATCGAGTGTGATCGGCTGTAGAACTCATGATTACCGGGCACATACAGGCACGGCATGTACTGGCCGATATGGAAATCGAGCCACTCGACGCCAAAGCCCGGGTCTTGCTCGATTAAATCGCCGGCGCACACGCAGACATCGGCGTCCGGAATGCCTCGAAAAAAGTGCGAGAACGTGCTCTTGTCGCGGGTCATGTGCAGGTCTGAGAAAAGCCAAATCTTCATAGTGTGTCCCCTTCGTCAGCAAGTGTCGCTGACGGGGATGCAAGGGACCAGCCGCGTAATGAATTCTCATCAAAATTGGAAATGATGAGAATGTGTTACGGGGCCTGTGATGGTTTCTCCACGTTTTCGATTTTGTGGAGTATCCGTTACAGCGGGTCGCCAACGACCTCATATCGGCGCGAGCCCGGGTTGATCCGGCGCAGGCCGAGCTTCTTGAGCACCGGTGGTGGGCAGGGCCGGCTGCCGTTGAGGAAGCTGTCAACGACGGGCACCCTGCTAGGAGTGAGCCGGCGCAGGTTCAGCATCGCTGGCAAGCAGAGAACCCCGCCATTAGCCGTGGGTGCACGCCCGGTGTACAGATCCTCCCACGGCTTTAGTCTGGAAGATCGCTACTTAAGGCCTCGGAAATGTCGGTCAATAGACTGAGTCCGTTGAGCGACAGCGACAGCTTTCGGCTTCGGCGATCCTGATCGTCCCCGACCTTTCTCACGAGACGCATGCCAGGTTGATTGGGTAAGCCGTCTGACAGTTGCGCACATTGCCGGAAAATGGTGGGTGAGGGTAAATTCAACTGCGTCCCCAGTTCGGTCGCCGTTATTCCACCCCCCCCCTTGTGCTGCGCGATAGCTAGAAAAGTCGCCAGACCTCCCAACGTCATGTTCGGGAAGCGGCTTCGCACCAGTTCCAACACGTAGACGAACCTCTGAAATTCGGTGTCGGGCGCTCCGGAGGCCAAGAAGATTTCGCGCTGCATACTCATAAGTTAACCTTTCGATAACCATGGCGGGAGGGACTCTCTTGCGTTTTCAGAACTATCACACAATAGTCATTTTCATGATAATAAACCTCGGGCTTGCATTCGATCGGATGCGCGGTGCGCTTGGCACCACTCACTGCCCGATGTCCACCGAAGGATAAGGAATATGAAGCAGTTCTTTGAAGGCAACGAGGGGACAATCTTCGGCTCTTACATTGGAGGAGAGTTCAAATTGGCAGAGGTAGTGATCTTCCCGGCCGATGAAGATAGCGGGGAACCGCCGACCATCTCTTTCCTACTAACCATTCCGGGAGGAAGCGAAACAGTATCTGAGACAATCGTAGACGGCGAACTGCCTAACTGCGATGGTTGCTGGGCGGATAACCTCCAGCAATTGAAGCTAGACGGAGAAGAAAACTCCGACCTTCTTTATAGTGTCAATGAGGCTTTGAGGCCTTTGGTAGCTGGTACTGCTCTAGATCGAGAGCTTCTCCTGTGGGAGGCGGAGCGGCTACGCTGTTCTGTTGAGTATCAGGGTAACTTGATTTTTGACCAACCTTGGTTGTTGAAAAGCGACTTATTTTCCACCAGTTGCGGATCACTGCACCAAGTCCAGTATGAACTGAAGTTGCTAGCCAAGGCGCAACTAAAGCGCCGGTCTAAGTTGAAGAAGAAGGCGAATAGTAAGGCTCTTTGATAAACTCGACACATCCCGCGCGCATTATTCAAGCGCTTTGCAAGTAATTGTCGTTGTTGTTTTTGCGTATTTTTATGTTGGAGTAAATAGGTGGAGACCCGCAAAAACTGCTTTGGTGAGCCCCAGCTTTTCCATGAGTGCTGGCTGAGTTCAGTGTCGGGCTAGGGCTTCGGCCCTGGGTGGCGACCCATGGAGGCGTTTTCGAGGTGCTTCGGGCGGACTCATGCCTTGGCAACGCACCTTTCGTGGAAGATCAGGCGGTCGAAGTTGTAGGCGAGATTGGCCAAGGTGAGTTTGGCTTCGGCTCTGGTGATGCCGATGGTGCGGATGAACAGGCCGAACCGGTTTTTCTGATGGGCAAAGACATGCTCGACCTTGGCACGGATCGCAGACTTGGCCGCGTTGGCTCTGGCGGTCGCGATCGGCATCGATTTGCCCTTGGGCTTGCGCCGATGGATGCGGCTGGTCAGCATGCGGTCGGCGAGCCAAGCCTCGTTGCTCTGTGAGCGGTAGGCGCTGTCGGCCCAGACTTCGCTGCCAGTGTTTTGTCGGTCGATGACCTGGCGCAGCATGCGTCCATCGGGATGATTGGCCGAGGTCACGGCAGCGGCCCGGATGAAGCCATAGCGCCGGTCGATGCTGATATGGCTTTTGTATCCGAACACCGGCAGCGCGATCATGGGCAACGGCGTGCCATCTGGCCGATACCGCACCCTGCCGCCAATCTTGAGCGTCCAGCGCGCATCGGTATCCTTCTGCGCCGCCTTGGCCGGCTCGTCAGGCCATATCTCCTGTGCCGTCTTGCCAGCCTTGATGGCGTCCCGCTCGCCATCGGTGTTGCGCTGCTTGGGCGCAGGCACCAGGGAGGCGTCGACGATCTGCCCCGACATAGGGATGTAGCCCTTCTTGTGCAGTTGCCAGTCGAACGCCTTCATCACCCGCTTGAGCGTGCCGGTCTCGGTCATCCGGTTGCGGAAATGGCGAATGGTGTTCTCATCGGGGGTGCGGTCACCGAGCGAGAACCCCAGGAACCGCATCCAGCTGAGCCGATCCCGGATCATGAACTCCATGCGGGCATCGGATAAGTTGTGCTGGGCTTGCAGGATCAGTATCTTGAACATGGCTACCGGATCGAACGGAGGGCGGCCACCCTTGCTGCCATCGCCATAACCCAGCCCTTCGACCAGCCAAGACCGGAAGTACTCAAAGTCTACCGTCTGCTCCAACACCTCGAGCGGATCGCCATGCTGACTCAGCGCCTCAAGATGATCGTTGAGACTGAACAGCGAGTGTGGGTCCATGATGCAGCTCCATGATCGGGCGACATCAGTGAATCACGATAGCATCGATGCTGCGAGAGTTTTTGCGGGTCTCCAGGTGCGTTTCATCCCTCCTGATCTTGTAATGCTAGACCTGACCCCCGCCTACAACGGTGTAGGCCGTCTCGCGGCTCTGGCCGAGTACCAGCGCTGCCTCGGCAATAGTGCTGATGTGTTTGATGCAAGTTGGTACGATCGCAGTCTAGATTGGATCTTCGACGGTGATCCCGTTGTCGGTGCTGAACTCGCGGTGCTACGCTTCCTCGCTAGAGTTGGGGCGCAAGATCCGAGCTTCCCTGGTGGCATCCTAGCTTGGGGGGTTGATGAAGGCCTGGTGTCAGCTGAGAGGTACGGCGGTGAACTCATCTGGCGGAGGTTGCGCAGTGAAGTAACCTACGTACGTGGCTGGCCGAAAGCACTCGACGTCCGCATAGATGCGCCCAGCGGAGGTGTACTCTCAAGAGCCGCACTCGCGTCGCGTGAAGCCAAGCTACGCATTACAGAAGCTAGGAAGATTAAGAAAACGGCTCTCACCGCAATCCAACAAGAGCTTGTCGGCATCGACGGCAGCAAGCCCCTGCCTGTTGCCTTAGCAGACGATTTGCCATCGCTGAAAACTATCGATGCACTCCGTAGCCAAGTTGTCTTCTTAGACGTCCTACCTGCCTGGCGGGTCGTGGAGATCTATTGGCACATTCATTCACTCTGGCGGGTGGAGGAGGAGGGCCGGCGAAGGACACGCATGGAAGCCCGTTTATCCGGCAGCTGCCCGCACTGCGGCCTGTGACTCTGTTCACTTGAGCCGGGTGCTGTCTCGTTCAGGTATTTGGCTAATGTACCGGCATCTAAGGTTAAATCTCTCACCTGCACGAGTTCTGTAGCTGTTGGCTTGTTTGCACTAACAGTTGAGGGGCTTCTTTCTCCCCTACTGCGGGAGGGTTCCTGAGCCCCCTGGCTCGGGCGCGACACATGCACCGCGTGTGGTGCAAAGCAAACCGGCTTGTGGTCCCTAAATCTCAATGGAAGGAGCCGAAATGGCTGACCTGAGTAAAGGTACCCTGTACCTACGACTGGTGCTCGATACGACGCATAGCCGAATCTATCATGAAACGCTAAGTGGCGACGAACTCTCAGCGGAGGAAGGTGCTCTAGACGAGGCACTTCGCCTTGCAATCGTGGAACACTTCAGAGCACTGCTGTCCACATTGACCGTGGACCTCATGTGCCTCGACTACGAGGTAGTTGACGAGTACTATACTGATTTGTTGGCGACCGATTACGAGCTGCGAATTTCGTCTGCGCAGGAGGACGATGCAGCGGCTATCGCTGATTTGCGCAAAGAATTCGTTGCGAAAGCAGAAGCTTTTCTTGCCGATCTTCCAGACCTATTAAGTAGGTTGCCGTAGAGCAAAGGGGCGCCGTATGGCGCCCCCTATTTGTATTTGCGAGAGGCCACTCCTTACGGTCATCGAAGCGCAAAGCCACTGCGGTCGATAGTCCCTCATCCCGTTCAGAACGGACCCACTCTGGGCGGATGCACTTCGCCCGCCCTGCCTGTGCCGACCGGCGCATGAAGGCAAGATCGAGACGACAGCCCTATCCCAAGGTGGCAATTGGTTAAGTGGGGGAGCGACAGCAAAAGGGCCATTCGTGGCTTGGGAGATGGATGCAGGCAACATCTGCGCTGATCTCCAGAAGGTCGGTGACCTTCTTGACGTCTAGGACGGTCATCGGCCAGGGGCTAACAGCAGCTATTCGCCCCGTAGCCGTAAACGGTCTCTCCGGAAACGGCGCCAAGCCAGTCATAACAAACAAAAGAGATGCCGCGGGTGGGGCTAGGAGTCACTACGGGATGGAAAGCTCATGGAAACGGACCCAATGCATGCGCCCGTGACCCTCAAGGAAACAGCCCTGCGAGCCTACCGAACTGCTTCCCACTTCCAAACCGGTCTACTCCTGCCGGTTTCGTCCGGAGCCCAGATGTCCGCCGGCCTATTCGGATCCCCGAACGCTTCGATCAGCTTGACCGTGGAGCTGATCGCTTCTTGCTTGGTCGCCATGGGACCAAAAGGTTTGCCTTCGCAGTCTACCCACCATGCGCCATCTATCGAGACCACGAGATAGTGGCAGATCGAGGTTCTTTCTGAGGTTGGGTTCGGGTCGATGAAGTTCATGCGAGCACCCGGTGGAGGTCCAGACCCGAACCATGACAGTTCGTGGCAGCGGATCAACTCACGAGTGCGGCGTGCCCGGTTTCGACGACTGTTCTGAGGTACTGGAGCAACAGTCCAGCGTGTCGGGTGGCAACGGCCACTCGCTCAACTACCTTTACAAGCCGCGAGATTTTCTCGATGGGGCTCCAGCCCAACTTCATGCCGACTTCTTGAAAGCGGTGCTCACGTGGTAAGAGCAGGCCGACATAAGAAGCCTGGGAAATGAAAGGGCAACATGAAGATGGCTCCTGCCCAATTCGACCTCTTTGATGAGGCTCCCGGCTACAGGCAGTCACCTCGTCCAAAGCCAAAGAATCGACCAGCACCCGCACTGCTCGACGACCCCTGGGATGCCGAGGCGGCAGCGAAACGGCTGGAAGATACCGGAGACTACCGGGTGCTGCGAAGACTGGTTCACCGCCCGATCATTCCGCGTGCCAGCAGCATGTTCCCGAACTTGGCTGTTCTGGTCGACACCGAAACGACAGGTCTTCAGCATGCAACGCATGAAGTGATCGAAATTGGCGCCGTCGCCTTCACCTATGACGACGACGGAAACTTGGGTGATGTTGTGGGTGTGTACGGCGGGTTGCGTGAGCCTTCACAACCGATCCCGTCAGAGATTACTCGATTGACGGGGATCACCGATGCGATGGTCGCCGGACAAGAAATCGATCTGCCGGCTCTCGAGGCGATTATCGAACCAGCTGATCTGGTCATTGCCCACAATGCCAGCTTCGACCGTCCGTTCTGCGGAAAACTCTCTCCATCCTTCATTCTGAAGGGCTGGGCCTGTTCGGTGTCTGAAATCCGCTGGGCAGACCGCGGCTTCGAAGGCAACAAGCTCGGCTACCTGGTCGGACAATCAGGACATTTTCACGAGGGGCACCGGGCGGTCGATGATTGCCATGCTCTTCTGGAGGTGCTTGCCCGTCCCACGGTGAACGGAACAACACCATTGGCGGAGCTCATTCGGTCCAGTGCCTGCTGTCGAGTGCGGATCTTCGCCGAGAACTCACCCTTCGACATGAAGGATCATCTCAAGGCAAAGGGGTATCGCTGGTCAGATGGAAGCGACGGCAGGCCGAAGGCGTGGTGGATCGAGACAGAAGAAGCGCTTCATGAGGAAGAGCTCGCCTATCTGCGCCGCGAAATCTACCAATGGGAAGATGCCGAGCCACTGTGCATCCGACTGACGGCGCAGGACCGATTTCGGGCATGAGCAAGCCGATCGCCGTCTATAAGCTCACCCCCGCCCGCAGGGCGCTGTCAAAGAGCGGTCAGTGGCATAGCCTATAATAGTCTGACCTAGGCGCGTCGCGAACTGGCGCGAGCGACGATCCGAGGGGTGACTACAAAATGTTCGGCGTGTGCGCGTCCCTCGATTCGCTCGATCAGAAGCCGCGCAGCCTGAAGGCCCAGCAGCTCACCGGATTGGTCGACGCTGGTCAGCCGGTTCTGCGCGAAGTCACAGTACATGGTGTTGTCATAACCGACGATGGCGATGTCTTCGGGAATGGAGAGGCCAAGTTCAGTGGCGACGCTGATCGCCTCGATGGCGATGAGGTCGGTCCAGCAGAAGAGCGCATCAGGACGGTCGGGGCATTCAAGGATTTTCCGAATGCAGGCCTGGACCTCGCGCAAAGTTTGCGAAGATCGAATAATTTGTATCGCCATACCGAGGCCTTGTTCCATCATCTCGATGCGGTAGCCCAGCTCTCGTTGCCGAATAATGGTGGACGGCTCCCGGTTGAGACTAACCATCGCTATGTTGCGGTAACCACTGCTCGCCAGGTGCCGCACGACAAGCTTCGCGCCGAGCTGGTCATCGTTGTTGACGGTGTCGAGCAGGCGGGCGGTTGGCTCAAAATGACCGACCAACACCAGTGGTATGCGCATGGCAAGCTCATCGAGTCGTGCCGACTCTTCGTTGGGGCCAATCAGGATGAAGCCGTCCATCTGCCGGTCGATCATGGCCTCGACGAGATCGTTGGCATGCACGGAGACGCCCTGCATGGCCTGGTACTGTGTGCGCGCAAGGGCGGAGGAGACACCGTCAAAAATGTCGGCGAAAAACGGGTTTCGCATATCCGGGAACAGAATGCCGAGCGTGTAGGTGCGGCCGCGCAGGCCGCGGGCGGACGCGAGGGGACGGTAGCTGAGCTTCTCCATTGAAGCGCGAACTTTCTGGCGCAACGTCTCGCTGACGCCATATGCGTCCCGCATCACCTTTGAGACAGCGGCGACGGAAACACCGGCGTCTTGCGCCACATGACGTATGGTCACGCGACCAGGCCTCTT from Devosia sp. RR2S18 includes:
- a CDS encoding metallophosphoesterase codes for the protein MKIWLFSDLHMTRDKSTFSHFFRGIPDADVCVCAGDLIEQDPGFGVEWLDFHIGQYMPCLYVPGNHEFYSRSHSIQSNRALAGQAAARTSNKVHVLDDMGITIDGIRFLGTTLWSDFRVLCGDDDVGMACAMAAAQNSVSDFRFIHKPNGKTWTPKDAMLQHAQSVQWLDEELERSELPTVVVSHHAPHPDSIATEWQYDLCTAAFVSNLSELIERHQPKLWLHGHTHDSFDYSVGNTKVICNPHGYRTENYAHWKRDMVIEVSEYSPKPRF
- a CDS encoding NAD-dependent succinate-semialdehyde dehydrogenase — protein: MTKLDLLRSANFINGEWVPAASGASFEVTNPATGEIIGTAPNGGAADARRAIDAASAAFPAWRAKTAAERANLLRRLHDLILAHQDELALLLTREQGKPLAEAKGEVGMSAAYILWFAEEARRVYGDIIPSPWPDRRLLVTKQPVGVVGAITPWNFPSSMLARKIGPALAAGCTIVAKPAAQTPYSALAYGVLAEAAGIPKGVLNIVTGDAKQIGGELTSSSKVAKISFTGSTAVGKLLLRQGAETVKKMSMELGGNAPFLIFDDADLERAVSGAVAAKFRNAGQTCVCTNRFYVQAGIYDSFLEEFDAAVAALRVGNGSEEGTQIGPLIDSSALAKVEDLVGDAREHGGRIVRGGERHTAGENFYAPTIIAEASTRMRLAREEIFGPVAPIFRFDTEDEAIAAANNTEYGLACYFYTQDLARAFRVSEALDYGIVGVNDGLVTTEVAPFGGFKESGVGREGSRYGIEDYLEIKYVSLGGL
- a CDS encoding RNA ligase family protein, with the protein product MNHLAHKVTMQPTLTDQPPVGDGWLHEIKYDGYRTQLSVWSGHALAYSRNGHNWSDRYKPICETAKGLPVLSALIDGEVCVQDDKGVTDFSALPRAISERPGDLVFFAFDLLHLDGVNLDDRPLEERRAKLRWLLDQLPDSRLVMSDEFTGDGKSFFELADRHGLEGIVSKRKGSRYRSGSSRDWLKIKCWKSDTFDIIGIERDKEGVPHALVADASGYRGSAYLTLPGGARELFWRWTEQHAAEQGPFKKRGAQWLQQGLRAQVRFLKGSDKLRHAVVQSIQVEG
- a CDS encoding LacI family DNA-binding transcriptional regulator translates to MTEMKLPKRPGRVTIRHVAQDAGVSVAAVSKVMRDAYGVSETLRQKVRASMEKLSYRPLASARGLRGRTYTLGILFPDMRNPFFADIFDGVSSALARTQYQAMQGVSVHANDLVEAMIDRQMDGFILIGPNEESARLDELAMRIPLVLVGHFEPTARLLDTVNNDDQLGAKLVVRHLASSGYRNIAMVSLNREPSTIIRQRELGYRIEMMEQGLGMAIQIIRSSQTLREVQACIRKILECPDRPDALFCWTDLIAIEAISVATELGLSIPEDIAIVGYDNTMYCDFAQNRLTSVDQSGELLGLQAARLLIERIEGRAHAEHFVVTPRIVARASSRRA
- a CDS encoding 3'-5' exonuclease, producing MKMAPAQFDLFDEAPGYRQSPRPKPKNRPAPALLDDPWDAEAAAKRLEDTGDYRVLRRLVHRPIIPRASSMFPNLAVLVDTETTGLQHATHEVIEIGAVAFTYDDDGNLGDVVGVYGGLREPSQPIPSEITRLTGITDAMVAGQEIDLPALEAIIEPADLVIAHNASFDRPFCGKLSPSFILKGWACSVSEIRWADRGFEGNKLGYLVGQSGHFHEGHRAVDDCHALLEVLARPTVNGTTPLAELIRSSACCRVRIFAENSPFDMKDHLKAKGYRWSDGSDGRPKAWWIETEEALHEEELAYLRREIYQWEDAEPLCIRLTAQDRFRA
- a CDS encoding MarR family transcriptional regulator, producing the protein MQREIFLASGAPDTEFQRFVYVLELVRSRFPNMTLGGLATFLAIAQHKGGGGITATELGTQLNLPSPTIFRQCAQLSDGLPNQPGMRLVRKVGDDQDRRSRKLSLSLNGLSLLTDISEALSSDLPD
- a CDS encoding IS5 family transposase; this translates as MDPHSLFSLNDHLEALSQHGDPLEVLEQTVDFEYFRSWLVEGLGYGDGSKGGRPPFDPVAMFKILILQAQHNLSDARMEFMIRDRLSWMRFLGFSLGDRTPDENTIRHFRNRMTETGTLKRVMKAFDWQLHKKGYIPMSGQIVDASLVPAPKQRNTDGERDAIKAGKTAQEIWPDEPAKAAQKDTDARWTLKIGGRVRYRPDGTPLPMIALPVFGYKSHISIDRRYGFIRAAAVTSANHPDGRMLRQVIDRQNTGSEVWADSAYRSQSNEAWLADRMLTSRIHRRKPKGKSMPIATARANAAKSAIRAKVEHVFAHQKNRFGLFIRTIGITRAEAKLTLANLAYNFDRLIFHERCVAKA